Within Myxococcus fulvus, the genomic segment TGTTGTACTCGCCCCACATCGCGTACGTGGCGGCCGACTGGATGGTGATGCCCTTCTCACGCTCCAGGTCCATCGAGTCCATGACCGCGCCCACGCCGTCCTTGCCGCGGACCTCGTGGATCTCATGGATCTTGCCCGTATAGAACAGGATGCGCTCGGAGAGCGTCGTCTTGCCCGAGTCGATGTGGGCGGAGATACCGATGTTACGAATCTTCTCGATGGGTGCGTTGGCGGCCACGATCCGGTCCTTCTTTTCTTGAATGTGCCTGACGGAACAGAGCAGGCGGGGCCCTTACTTCCCACGGGACTTGGTTTCCAGCCAAATCCGCATGACGGTGGAGTCCAATACTCGCACCTTCTCCTACAATCTGGGCCCTACCTTATATAAGAGGCGGCTTGGACTCTCGCTGTCGAGAGACTGTCACCGAATTCTTCCGAGGGTTTCTGAACCATGAGCGCGAGCGAAAACTTCTCCGTGGCCCGAGCCTGGCTGGCCGCCTTCAACGCCCATGACGTGGAGGGGCTGGTGGCGCTGTACGCCGAGGACTGCACCCACACCTCGCCCAAGATCAGGGTCCTGCACCCGGAGACGGGCGGGAAGCTGGTGGGCCGGCCGGCCCTGGCGAAGTGGTGGCGGGAGGCCATCGCCCGGCTGCCTGGGCTGCGCTACGAGGAGACGGCGCTGACGGCGGACGGCGAGCGCGTCTTCATGGAGTACCTGCGGCACGCGCCCGGCGAGGAGCCCATGCCGGTGGCGGAGGTGCTGGAGGTGAAGGGCGGACGCATCGTCGCGTCGCGCGTGTACCACGGCTGAAGACCGGGATAGGGTGAGCGCATGGCGACGAACCCCAGCGCCTTCGACAAGGACTTCGGCTACCTGCTCCCGTTCCTGGACAAGGTGGCCGCCGCGGCGGCGGGCCTCGAGGACCCCCAGGCCCGCGAGGAGCTGACGCGGCTGATGGCGGAGGAGAAGGTCCGCTGGGAGCGCGCGCGGGAGCTCTTGCGCGGCGCCAGTGGCAAGGGCGGCGGGCGCTCCGACGACCGGGCGTCCCCCGAGTCCGCGCTGGCCCGGGCGTCGGCGGATGACGTCCACCGCACGGCGCCGAGCCCCTCGGGCCTCACCGTGGGCAGCCTGAAGAGTGACGGGGCGGCGCCGAAGTCCCGGCGCCCCTGAACGCCCTCAGACGAGGCCGCGCTTGAGGCGGTCCATCGCGTCGAACGTGGCCGACTTGTAGGCCTCCGACAGCGTCGGGTAGTTGAAGCACGTCTCCAGGAAGAGCCGCGCGGTGGAGCCGGTGAGCATGGCCACGAGGCCGATGTGCACCAGCTCCGAGGCCTGCTCGCCGAGGACGTGCACGCCCAGCAGCTTGAGGCTCTCGCGGTGGAAGAGCAGCTTCAGGAGGCCGTGCGTCTCGCCGATGATCTGCCCGCGCGGGTTGGTGGCGAAGCGGGCGCGGCCGGCCACGTAGGGGATGGCCTTGGCGCGCAGCCCCTCCTCCGTCTCGCCGGCCGTGGAGACCTCGGGGATGGTGTAGATGCCGTAGGGCAGCACGGTGGCGATGGACAAGGGGCCGCCCAGGCAGAAGGCGTGCTCCACCGCGACGCGCGCCTGGTCCATGGAGGTGGAGGCCAGCGCGGGGAAGCCGATGACGTCTCCCACCGCGTAGATGTGCGGCACGGCCGTCTGGAAGCCGGGGCCCACCTCCACCTGTCCGCGTGCGCCCAGCTTCACGCCCAGCTCCGCCAGCCCCAGGCCGTCCGTGTTCGCCGAGCGGCCCGAGGCCACCAGCACCTGGTCCGCGGAGACCTCCTCACCAGAGGACAGCGTCAGGCGGATGGGCACCTCGCACGCGGCGGGCACGTCCACCTTCTCCACCGTCTGGCCGAAGCGCAGGCGGATGCCGAGCGCCTCCATGCGCTGGGCGAGCAGCGCGGAGAACTCGTCGTCGAGGAAGGACAAGAGCTCCGCCTTCACCTCCACCAGTGTCACGGGGATGCCGAGCGCGGCGAACATGCACGCGTACTCGCACCCGATGACGCCGCCGCCCACCACGACGAGCGACTTGGGCAGCTGGCCGATCTCCAGCACCTCGTCCGAGTCGTGCACGCGCACGTCGCCGAAGGGGTACAGCGGCGGCCGGTAGGGCTTGGAGCCGGTGGCGACGAGGATGAAGGCGCCGGTGAGGCGCACGTCGTCGGCACCCGCGCGGCGCACCACGACGGTGTGCTCGTCCAGGAGCGTGCCGCTGCCCTGGAACACCTGGATGCCGTGGTGCTCCAGGTTGTGGGCGATGCGCTCGCGCTCCATGCCCTTCACGCGGCGCTCGCGGTAGAGGAAGTCGGAGACGGTGGCCTCGTGGCGCAGCGTCGTCTCCACGCTGTAGAGGCCGCGCGCCTTGAGGCCGGACAGGTGCAGCGACGTCTCCCGCAACGTCTTGGACGGCAGCGTCCCGGTGTTGGCCGCGGTTCCACCCAGCACGGGCTCACGCTCCACCACCGCCACGCGCTTGCCCGCCAGCGCCGCCTGCACCGCCCCCCACTCACCGGCC encodes:
- a CDS encoding nuclear transport factor 2 family protein, which produces MSASENFSVARAWLAAFNAHDVEGLVALYAEDCTHTSPKIRVLHPETGGKLVGRPALAKWWREAIARLPGLRYEETALTADGERVFMEYLRHAPGEEPMPVAEVLEVKGGRIVASRVYHG
- the sthA gene encoding Si-specific NAD(P)(+) transhydrogenase — protein: MRDFDLVVIGSGPAGEWGAVQAALAGKRVAVVEREPVLGGTAANTGTLPSKTLRETSLHLSGLKARGLYSVETTLRHEATVSDFLYRERRVKGMERERIAHNLEHHGIQVFQGSGTLLDEHTVVVRRAGADDVRLTGAFILVATGSKPYRPPLYPFGDVRVHDSDEVLEIGQLPKSLVVVGGGVIGCEYACMFAALGIPVTLVEVKAELLSFLDDEFSALLAQRMEALGIRLRFGQTVEKVDVPAACEVPIRLTLSSGEEVSADQVLVASGRSANTDGLGLAELGVKLGARGQVEVGPGFQTAVPHIYAVGDVIGFPALASTSMDQARVAVEHAFCLGGPLSIATVLPYGIYTIPEVSTAGETEEGLRAKAIPYVAGRARFATNPRGQIIGETHGLLKLLFHRESLKLLGVHVLGEQASELVHIGLVAMLTGSTARLFLETCFNYPTLSEAYKSATFDAMDRLKRGLV